A genomic stretch from Flavobacterium humidisoli includes:
- a CDS encoding proline iminopeptidase-family hydrolase: MNTYTNILLSIVSMLFLAACSDKTREENLNLSAYLKDSSLGIKTGGVKMIEISTPKGKFKVWTKRIGNNPKMKLLLLNGGPGATHEYFECMESFLPQEGIEFIYYDQLGTGNSDNPNDPVFWDLNRYVEEVEQVRIALGLDKSNFYLLGHSWGGILASQYALKYQQNLKGLIISNMMMSAIDYDKYADTVLAKQMDPKVLARIREIEKNKDFENPEYMQLLIPNFYTKHILRLDADKWPEPVNRSFSKINQSLYVTMQGPSEFGLSGKLEKWDIKKELPKLVVPTLSIGAEYDTMDPNHMKWIASQVKNGTYLYCPNGSHMSMYDDQDIYMKGLIKFIKDTDDKSIK; encoded by the coding sequence ATGAATACCTATACTAATATCTTGCTGTCAATTGTAAGTATGCTGTTTTTGGCGGCATGTAGTGATAAAACTAGAGAAGAAAATTTGAATTTAAGTGCTTATTTAAAAGATAGTTCTTTAGGCATAAAGACAGGAGGAGTGAAGATGATTGAAATTAGTACTCCAAAAGGGAAGTTTAAGGTCTGGACTAAACGTATAGGTAATAATCCCAAAATGAAACTATTGCTTTTAAATGGAGGACCAGGAGCAACCCACGAATATTTTGAGTGTATGGAAAGCTTTTTGCCTCAAGAGGGAATAGAATTTATTTATTACGACCAGTTAGGAACAGGAAACTCTGATAATCCAAATGATCCAGTATTTTGGGATTTGAATCGTTATGTGGAAGAAGTGGAGCAGGTGCGTATAGCTCTTGGTTTAGATAAGAGTAATTTTTATTTATTGGGTCATTCGTGGGGTGGGATTTTAGCTTCGCAGTATGCATTGAAGTATCAACAAAACCTAAAAGGACTTATTATTTCAAATATGATGATGAGTGCCATTGATTATGATAAGTATGCTGATACAGTGTTAGCGAAGCAGATGGATCCCAAAGTTTTGGCAAGAATTAGGGAAATAGAGAAGAATAAAGATTTTGAAAATCCAGAATACATGCAGTTATTAATTCCTAATTTTTATACTAAACATATCCTGCGTTTAGATGCTGATAAGTGGCCAGAACCTGTAAACAGATCATTTAGTAAAATAAATCAGTCCTTATATGTGACTATGCAGGGGCCAAGTGAATTTGGGTTGTCAGGAAAACTTGAGAAATGGGATATTAAAAAAGAACTTCCTAAACTTGTCGTGCCAACATTGTCGATAGGGGCAGAATATGATACCATGGATCCTAATCATATGAAATGGATTGCTTCTCAGGTGAAAAATGGCACCTATTTGTATTGTCCTAACGGAAGTCATATGAGTATGTATGATGATCAAGATATTTACATGAAAGGTTTGATTAAGTTTATTAAAGATACAGATGATAAGTCCATAAAATAA
- a CDS encoding outer membrane beta-barrel protein: MKKYHLLVVVFFFSLGMSAQSAQSFLLNLYGGYTFSDRVDFDSSYGKVEDGFEYGLGLEYFIMDNASIELKYNRLDTRMPLYTKIALNEGSIPSGTQVNAGDDKGAINYILADYTYYFGSSSQKALPFLGAGLGVAILETPKSGSGTYFAWEVKAGVKVKTNSPLSINLHAYLQSMSAAVGYDYYWDYYWGPVAVTDYASTFQFGLGAALSYDFSK, encoded by the coding sequence ATGAAAAAGTATCATTTGTTAGTTGTCGTTTTTTTCTTTTCGCTGGGAATGTCAGCACAAAGCGCCCAGTCATTTTTACTTAATTTGTATGGAGGGTATACCTTTTCTGATAGGGTAGACTTTGACTCCTCTTACGGAAAAGTGGAAGATGGTTTTGAATATGGATTAGGTTTGGAATATTTTATAATGGATAATGCTTCAATAGAATTAAAGTATAACAGACTTGATACAAGGATGCCTTTGTATACAAAGATTGCTTTAAATGAAGGGTCTATTCCTTCAGGGACTCAAGTGAATGCTGGAGACGATAAAGGCGCCATCAATTATATATTGGCGGATTATACTTATTATTTTGGTTCAAGCTCCCAAAAGGCGCTTCCATTTCTAGGAGCAGGTTTAGGAGTTGCGATTTTAGAAACGCCAAAGAGCGGTAGCGGAACTTATTTTGCTTGGGAAGTTAAGGCTGGTGTAAAGGTGAAAACGAATTCGCCATTATCAATTAATCTCCATGCTTACCTGCAATCAATGTCGGCAGCTGTAGGATATGATTATTATTGGGACTATTATTGGGGACCAGTAGCAGTTACTGATTATGCATCAACATTTCAATTTGGACTAGGGGCTGCGCTTAGTTACGATTTCAGCAAATAA
- a CDS encoding NAD(P)-binding domain-containing protein, protein MKIGIIGIGSLTLELAQRASSAGYEILIHHPRGNSFIRQTTESISNARLVSLQEAAIADVMILFVPREDLEKTIGMLPDMTGKIIVHTSGLIFNPKLLVSSITSALTFQITASLLPKAYVLKLFSPIMLEPQKTLHARKTEDEIYFAGDHIPSKNIVKTFLKHLGFNPFDLSSRLKSQKTVLLHKKNSLLNIWYQNQYRSN, encoded by the coding sequence ATGAAAATAGGAATTATTGGCATTGGAAGTCTTACACTAGAACTGGCACAAAGAGCCTCATCTGCAGGTTATGAAATCCTTATTCATCATCCTCGCGGTAACTCCTTCATACGGCAAACGACTGAAAGTATAAGCAATGCTAGGCTAGTTTCACTTCAAGAAGCTGCTATAGCAGATGTTATGATACTTTTTGTTCCGAGAGAAGATCTTGAGAAAACCATTGGAATGTTACCAGATATGACTGGCAAAATCATCGTGCATACCAGCGGACTGATTTTTAATCCAAAACTTCTAGTGTCAAGTATTACCAGCGCTCTTACTTTTCAGATTACAGCTTCGCTCCTACCTAAAGCTTATGTTTTAAAGCTTTTCAGCCCGATAATGCTGGAACCACAAAAAACGTTGCACGCAAGAAAAACCGAAGATGAAATCTATTTTGCAGGAGACCATATACCTTCAAAAAATATTGTCAAAACTTTTCTAAAACACCTCGGGTTCAATCCATTTGACCTTTCTTCAAGATTAAAATCCCAGAAAACTGTCCTTCTTCACAAGAAGAACAGTTTACTTAATATCTGGTATCAGAATCAATACAGATCAAACTGA